Proteins from a genomic interval of Crassostrea angulata isolate pt1a10 chromosome 7, ASM2561291v2, whole genome shotgun sequence:
- the LOC128155765 gene encoding uncharacterized protein LOC128155765, whose amino-acid sequence MEGHIFVAIFVLFCGEFQLSVSQEVQLLGPANLETLNREVRRHLLSTITRELSTVKQMIDSMQPKMADCQNKTHALMGDCIHCVNDLCQNRIRKCRGSAKVLLPASGGVSVSNHQNEAGESTVTICSILQDNSRSCQTIMNPDGIMVSSISNMGNTLQVHLHGAVNDLGGNVGTFINGMQTFIGGFSPSSSSLNASEWQALQRAGEQYGQIATEIGQQMEQMGRNMEHSMNNFAQQMNHGMNQMAVGMTDMFNNMANSFGQWQVPNQPINVPSVVNIQSQVPSNTQSVVNINSNVGGFEAPVVQNPMNFQSFDMQMPAFPSVVNLNSQIHTQNNIPASQNMYHNSLPASASSVVRVNNNVVHQTNSNVPHVVNINTHIKNKNGKTKRKHNVNVNMGNSFGAFDGNAFAASINNHIANVFSNIFGRKKRAATTTTTTTTAAPGLSRFRVSSRRSRRRKSKSSRKGTTTTTTAAPMSSTSKTIAAPSTTPAPIIKTKADQIVSQLEQSFADRFTQPSKETPKETTVFIEPPKTSELSFDPEVITQKIGTTERIANSHDDSPALQALLGVILPDDAYGFPIEVPTTTTESPITPLSLGIKDLFKSITVPPSVQSAADVADCGTIVIDPDSCVKYKSQCATCAQYIDKNKGDILKRVCGDKIVKNGNKLTEKLDKLNEVYNQVIASSNLLTKVEFQESKIDSTTLSVTGVQITALIRGEPLRFSAKAPLFVFDMAKTAKTLSKQIWQYWSPSTILDYCLFVAVLLVSAVVGLYYFLKEKFGKKEMTSDDLLMGGREMSVFPVAMSLVASYMSAITVLGVPTEMYVYGTEYYLVGFSGLLTYPATCFVFLPFFHGLGLTSAYQYLELRFNRWTRCLASFVFVIEMILYMAVVLYAPALALNQVTGLSLWGSIVSVGVVVTFYTSLGGLRAVLWTDTFQTFVVVGGLIGIIVMGCNRLGGMGEVWRISQEGQRIQFFDFDFSPFKRCTFWGLIVGSFIGQLTIYGSSQTMLQRYMSISSVRKSQIALFVSLPTTILLITLVCIAGLVIYATYHACDPLIDGKIISRDQLLPYYVMEALGEIPGVPGIFVACIFSASLSSISSCLNAVSITVLEDLVKPAMEYFDKTMTTKTEARLAKLLGIFSGGLVIAFAFLCTILGSTVLQIMISVFGLAGGPLLGVIVMGMFFPCVNGAGALAGLVISTGVMFWIVIGSFVYDVPMPVLPFSTDGCAADDSTVSYVYNAFTTHIMDLSHVVEIPVTSTLAPWIEWSGFKQIYSISFLWYPTVALCVALVVGILVSCITGWTKKPTSPRFVYPTAAKFCCCLPYKARRGCDRLFTYNVLAAGGEELLTDDDEEEEIHSSNSMKKCSRETAKLLPSDKNRMDSFEAELDDNTAV is encoded by the exons ATGGAGGGACATATATTCGTGGCGatttttgtcttattttgtgGGGAGTTCCAGTTATCTGTATCACAGGAAGTGCAGCTTCTTGGACCAGCTAATTTAGAGA CTTTGAACAGGGAGGTTCGGAGACACCTTCTGTCAACCATTACTAGAGAGTTGTCGACCGTGAAGCAGATGATAGATTCCATGCAGCCAAAGATGGCCGACTGTCAGAATAAGACACACGCGCTGATGGGGGACTGTATCCACTGTGTCAACGACTTATGTCAGAACAG GATCCGGAAGTGTCGAGGAAGCGCCAAAGTTTTACTTCCCGCCTCAGGGGGCGTTTCGGTCTCCAATCACCAGAACGAGGCTGGCGAATCCACCGTCACCATCTGCAGCATCCTCCAAGACAACTCCAGGTCCTGTCAGACGATCATGAACCCCGATGGCATCATGGTGTCCTCCATTTCTAATATGGGGAACACCTTGCAG GTCCATCTGCACGGAGCTGTGAATGACCTTGGAGGAAATGTGGGCACATTCATCAACGGGATGCAAACGTTCATTGGGGGGTTCAGTCCCTCTAGCTCCTCCCTCAACGCCTCAGAGTGGCAGGCCCTCCAACGGGCCGGGGAACAATACGGACAAATAGCGACGGAAATAGGACAACAG ATGGAACAGATGGGCAGGAACATGGAGCACTCAATGAACAACTTTGCTCAACAGATGAACCATGGAATGAACCAGATGGCCGTCGGAATGACTGACATGTTCAACAATATGGCCAACAGCTTTGGACAATGGCAAGTTCCCAACCAACCAATCAACGTGCCTAGTGTTGTCAACATCCAATCCCAGGTCCCTAGCAACACCCAGAGTGTCGTCAACATCAACTCAAACGTGGGAGGATTTGAGGCCCCTGTTGTTCAGAACCCCATGAATTTCCAGTCGTTTGACATGCAAATGCCCGCATTTCCATCCGTCGTCAActtgaattctcaaattcacaCACAGAATAACATTCCGGCTTCTCAAAACATGTACCACAATTCCCTGCCGGCTTCCGCTTCAAGCGTCGTCAGGGTGAACAACAATGTGGTCCATCAGACCAACAGCAATGTCCCACATGTGGTAAACATCAACACCCACATCAAGAACAAAAACGGCAAAACGAAACGTAAACATAACGTGAACGTCAACATGGGGAACTCTTTCGGCGCATTCGACGGAAACGCATTCGCCGCAAGCATCAACAATCACATCGCCAATGTATTCA GCAATATTTTCGGGAGAAAAAAGCGAGCAGCGACCACCACCACAACCACAACGACGGCGGCTCCAGGTTTGAGCCGATTCCGGGTATCCAGCAGACGATCACGAAGAAGGAAATCCAAATCCAGTCGAAAAGGCACTACAACTACCACAACTGCCGCACCAATGAGTTCCACTTCCAAGACTATCGCGGCACCAAGCACCACTCCGGCCCCCATCATCAAAACCAAGGCGGATCAGATCGTGTCTCAACTGGAGCAAAGCTTTGCTGACCGGTTCACGCAGCCAAGCAAGGAAACACCCAAG GAAACCACAGTTTTCATTGAACCACCGAAGACATCCGAACTTTCGTTTGATCCCGAGGTCATTACGCAGAAAATCGGAACCACTGAAAGAATAGCCAACTCGCATGACGACTCCCCCGCCCTGCAGGCGTTACTGGGGGTGATCCTACCGGACGATGCTTACGGTTTTCCCATCGAGGTCCCCACGACCACCACCGAGAGTCCGATCACACCCCTCAGTCTGGGTATAAAGGACCTGTTCAAGTCCATCACTGTACCCCCCAGCGTCCAGAGCGCCGCGGATGTTGCTGACTGCGGGACCATTGTGATTGACCCAGACTCCTGTGTCAAGTATAAGTCACAGTGTGCCACATGTGCCCAGTATATCGACAAAAACAAGGGGGACATTCTCAAAAGAG TGTGTGGTGACAAAATAGTGAAAAATGGGAACAAACTCACAGAAAAACTGGATAAACTGAACGAAGTGTACAATCAGGTGATCGCCTCGTCAAATCTCCTCACAAAG GTTGAATTTCAGGAGTCCAAGATCGACTCTACCACCCTGTCCGTTACCGGAGTACAGATCACAGCTTTAATAAGAGGCGAACCTCTCCGCTTCTCCGCAAAGGCGCCTTTGTTCGTGTTCGATATGGCGAAAACTGCCAAAACGTTATCTAAGCAGATTTGGCAATATTGGTCCCCAAGCACAA TTCTGGATTATTGCTTGTTTGTTGCCGTACTTTTGGTGTCTGCAGTAGTAGGACTCTATTATTTTCTAAAAGAGAAATTTGGGAAAAAAGAGATGACGTCAGACGACCTGCTGATGGGAGGGCGGGAAATGAGTGTGTTTCCGGTTGCCATGTCTCTTGTTGCTAGCTATATGTCTGCGATTACTGTTTTAG GTGTACCCACAGAGATGTACGTGTATGGTACAGAATACTATCTGGTGGGATTTTCCGGGTTACTTACCTATCCTGCCacctgttttgtttttcttccattttttcACGGCTTAGGACTAACTAGTGCCTATCAA TATCTTGAGCTCCGGTTTAACAGATGGACGAGGTGCCTAGCTTCCTTCGTCTTTGTCATTGAAATG atACTGTACATGGCTGTAGTTTTATATGCACCTGCTCTTGCCCTAAACCAag TAACCGGGCTGTCCCTGTGGGGATCCATTGTCAGTGTGGGGGTAGTGGTGACCTTCTATACCTCACTG GGTGGACTACGGGCCGTGTTGTGGACAGACACGTTTCAGACGTTCGTTGTTGTAGGGGGCCTCATTGGTATCATCGTGATGGGCTGTAACAGACTGGGAGGGATGGGAGAGGTGTGGCGGATCTCACAGGAGGGGCAAAGAATTCAGTTCTTTGA TTTTGACTTCAGTCCTTTTAAGCGGTGCACATTTTGGGGGCTGATTGTTGGAAGTTTTATTGGTCAGCTGACTATTTATGGATCTAGTCAGACCATGTTACAGCGTTACATGAGCATAAGTAGTGTCCGCAAATCACAAAT tgCCCTCTTTGTAAGCTTGCCCACAACAATACTACTTATAACATTAGTGTGTATCGCTGGCCTCGTTATATACGCCACTTACCACGCATGTGATCCCTTAATAGACGGAAAAATCATTTCTAGAGACCAG CTGTTGCCATACTACGTCATGGAGGCCCTCGGGGAAATCCCAGGTGTTCCCGGAATCTTCGTAGCCTGTATATTCAGTGCCTCCCTAAG TTCTATTTCTTCCTGTTTGAATGCTGTCTCCATCACCGTCCTAGAGGACCTAGTTAAGCCCGCCATGGAATACTTCGACAAGACCATGACCACCAAAACAGAGGCAAGGTTGGCCAAACTGTTAG GAATTTTTAGTGGAGGGCTGGTGATCGCTTTTGCATTCCTCTGTACGATTCTTGGATCAACTGTCTTGCAG ATAATGATCAGTGTGTTTGGACTGGCGGGCGGACCTTTACTTGGTGTTATTGTGATGGGAATGTTCTTTCCCTGTGTTAACGGAGCT GGTGCCCTGGCTGGTTTGGTTATCAGTACTGGGGTGATGTTCTGGATTGTAATTGGTTCATTTGTGTATGACGTCCCAATGCCCGTACTTCCGTTTTCGACAGACGGTTGTGCAGCTGATGACAGCACAGTCTCCTACGTTTACAATGCATTCACCACACACATAATGGATCTCAGTCACGTGGTCGAAATCCCAGTCACATCAACGCTTGCACCATGGATAGAATG GTCCGGCTTTAAGCAGATATACAGTATCTCGTTCTTGTGGTATCCCACGGTGGCGCTCTGTGTAGCCCTGGTGGTCGGGATCCTCGTCAGCTGTATCACTG GTTGGACGAAAAAGCCGACAAGCCCAAGATTTGTGTATCCAACTGCAGCCAAATTTTGTTGCTGTCTTCCTTACAAAGCAAGGCGAGGGTGTGACCGACTTTTCACATAT aATGTTTTGGCCGCGGGAGGAGAGGAGCTGTTGACAGACGACGATGAGGAAGAAGAAATCCACTCTTCAAACTCGATGAAAAAATGTTCCCGGGAAACAGCCAAACTTCTTCCTTCGGACAAAAATCGAATGGACAGCTTCGAAGCAGAATTGGACGATAACACAGCTGTGTGA